The Pleuronectes platessa chromosome 13, fPlePla1.1, whole genome shotgun sequence genome includes a window with the following:
- the ankrd33bb gene encoding ankyrin repeat domain-containing protein 33B — MVLITEEKIEGSKVRENGTTGGPVFGDIEFTTNKGAMDTPVMSITMVGEDGNDSEISGEEYQEEREVDYTRNYWEDEDDIYQEFEELDFEALPDRSDMRRIASEDSFYPPDNSVMSDMYRSPSPESISFFKACCNNNSIIVKIMIRQGMSEEEVWETDKNRRSGLIVACYHGYLDVVMALSQCPFLDVNWQDNEGNTALITAAQAGHLYICTYLLSYFPGLDVERRNCHGFTALMKAAMQGRAECIRTLMLAGGDIQARDSSRGLTPREWALFTGRYETANLMDRLMLKPCAEQFCDSFPLEWPILEELVDQGRAPNSCWRRLINILSCCPYRFYINNKVNPVDEGVLDHMVQITTSLSSPLIAIACRTVCPGSPPCIGKRRLAVQEILRRHRVAQLKHLGPDRLNNYKRLFQNSQVLLIPKERDRRASLQPQLLSDIAIASSVAFRRASLLPLKMLRRSSVRPGIMVPKVRLCKAPAPSFIPEKCRRSRNHNELQIPKWDYKMKRIERRQEQERQTLLTLIKRR; from the exons ATGGTGTTGATAACGGAGGAGAAAATTGAAGGTTCAAAGGTTCGAGAGAATGGAACAACTGGAGGACCTGTATTTGGTGATATTGAATTCACGACCAATAAAGGGGCCATGGATACACCTGTCATGTCCATCACTATGGTGGGTGAAGATGGGAATGACAGCGAGATATCAGGAGAGGAATATCAAGAGGAGAGGGAAGTTGATTACACACGCAACTACTGGGAGGATGAGGACGATATCTACCAGGAGTTTGAGGAGCTGGACTTCGAGGCTCTGCCGGATCGCTCGGACATGCGGCGCATCGCCTCGGAAGACTCCTTCTATCCCCCAGACAATTCAGTCATGTCGGACATGTACCGCTCACCAAGCCCTGAGTCCATCTCCTTCTTCAAGGCGTGCTGCAACAACAACTCCATCATCGTCAAAATCATGATCAGACAAGGAATGTCCGAGGAGGAAGTGTGGGAGACAGATAAGAACAGAAGA tctgGCCTGATTGTGGCGTGTTACCATGGCTACTTGGATGTGGTCATGGCCCTCTCTCAGTGTCCGTTTCTGGATGTCAACTGGCAGGACAATGAGGGCAACACTGCTCTGATCACGGCAGCGCAAGCAG gtcATTTGTACATCTGCACCTATCTGCTGAGCTACTTCCCTGGGTTGGACGTTGAGAGGAGGAACTGTCACGGTTTCACAGCTCTGATGAAGGCGGCCATGCAGGGTCGAGCTGAGTGTATTCGGACTCTCATGCTGGCTG GAGGTGATATTCAGGCCCGGGACAGCAGCCGCGGTCTGACTCCCAGGGAGTGGGCTCTGTTCACTGGTCGCTATGAGACAGCCAACCTGATGGACCGTCTGATGCTGAAGCCCTGTGCCGAGCAGTTCTGTGACTCCTTCCCTCTGGAGTGGCCCATACTGGAG GAGCTGGTGGACCAGGGCCGAGCACCAAACTCTTGCTGGAGGCGTTTGATCAACATTCTCTCCTGCTGCCCTTATAGGTTTTACATCAACAACAAGGTAAACCCTGTGGACGAGGGTGTTCTCGACCACATGGTCCAGATCACCACCAGTCTCTCCAGCCCGCTCATTGCCATAGCCTGCAGAACAGTGTGCCCGGGCAGCCCCCCCTGCATCGGGAAGCGTCGTCTCGCCGTGCAGGAGATTCTGAGGCGGCACCGTGTCGCTCAGCTGAAGCACTTGGGCCCTGACAGACTGAACAACTATAAGAGATTATTCCAGAACTCACAGGTCCTCCTCATTCCCAAGGAGAGGGATCGGAGGGCCAGCCTGCAGCCCCAGCTGCTCAGTGACATAGCCATTGCGTCCTCTGTGGCCTTTAGGCGAGCCAGTCTCCTGCCACTCAAAATGCTGAGAAGGAGCAGTGTGCGGCCAGGCATCATGGTGCCCAAAGTGAGGCTCTGCAAGGCCCCGGCTCCGAGCTTTATACCAGAGAAATGCAGACGGAGCCGTAACCACAACGAGCTGCAGATTCCCAAGTGGGATTACAAGATGAAGAGAAtagagaggaggcaggagcaggagaggcagACATTGTTAACTCTGATCAAGAGGAGGTGA